A window of the Lactuca sativa cultivar Salinas chromosome 5, Lsat_Salinas_v11, whole genome shotgun sequence genome harbors these coding sequences:
- the LOC111878027 gene encoding pentatricopeptide repeat-containing protein At2g15630, mitochondrial, whose protein sequence is MKPCKSFDLIVLKHLNSTTIFGTTQGQYAFPFSSLSICQTKSPIAKTPHIPPVTPQSLQKSISSSQWHFIEQISDTLTPTTISTALYNLRTSPTLVLQFTEYLNPNNTDIESYCLSIAIICQLPSPKSSLQFIKTLISSRRFSYNDVFNGLVAARERLGISSTIVFDLWIKGFCELKRPDEAFKWFYLMKRKGVLPKIETCNNMLSLFIRSNHTHSTWVLFAEMFRLKINPTVYTYNIMVNLLCKEGKMKKAKEFIANMETLGLKPNVVTYNTIINGYCAKKDLDGAKRVFNRMKAKGIQPDTYSYGALVSCMCKEERFNDASELMSKMEEIGLVPTAVTYNTLIDAYCNKENLEMAFHYKDEMVKKGIQPSVSTYNSLIHALLFEGKESEAEDMLEEMRISKLIPDAITYNILINGYCRSGNAQKAFALHDEMITKGINPTHVTYTSLIKVLNKRNRMTEADNLFSKIIERGVLPDVMMFNSLIDGHCANKNMERAVFYLKEMDRVKVCPDEVTYNTLMQGHCREGRVEEAIRVFEEMKRRGIEGDYISFNTLISGYSRRGDMKEALKIRDVMVSKGFNPTLLTYTALIQGLCKNNEGHYAEKLYKEMVSKGITPDDNTIISLIEGMESVDKFLENDL, encoded by the coding sequence ATGAAACCCTGCAAGTCTTTTGATCTCATAGTATTAAAACACCTCAATTCGACCACCATTTTCGGCACTACTCAAGGTCAGTACGCCTTCCCCTTCTCCTCACTTTCTATCTGTCAAACCAAATCTCCGATCGCTAAAACACCACACATCCCACCTGTAACCCCGCAGTCTCTTCAGAAATCTATCTCTTCTTCTCAgtggcatttcatcgaacagatATCAGACACCCTTACACCCACCACAATCTCCACCGCCCTCTACAACCTCCGCACATCTCCCACCCTCGTCCTTCAATTCACCGAGTATCTTAACCCAAATAATACAGATATCGAATCCTATTGTCTATCAATCGCCATTATCTGTCAGCTCCCCTCACCTAAATCATCTTTACAATTTATCAAAACTCTAATCAGTTCTCGTAGGTTTAGCTATAACGATGTCTTTAACGGGTTAGTTGCCGCCCGTGAAAGGCTAGGTATATCGAGTACGATAGTCTTTGATTTGTGGATCAAGGGCTTCTGTGAATTGAAGAGACCTGATGAGGCGTTCAAGTGGTTTTACTTGATGAAACGTAAAGGGGTATTACCAAAGAttgaaacttgtaacaacatGCTAAGCTTGTTTATTAGATCAAACCATACACATTCTACATGGGTTTTGTTTGCTGAGATGTTCAGATTGAAGATTAATCCGACTGTGTACACTTATAACATAATGGTTAACTTGTTGTGTAAAGAAGGGAAGATGAAGAAGGCAAAGGAGTTCATTGCAAACATGGAAACCTTAGGGTTGAAACCAAATGTGGTTACCTATAACACAATAATCAATGGGTATTGTGCAAAAAAGGATCTTGATGGTGCTAAGAGGGTATTCAACAGGATGAAAGCTAAAGGCATTCAGCCAGACACATATAGTTATGGAGCACTTGTAAGCTGTATGtgtaaagaagaaagattcaATGATGCATCTGAACTTATGAGTAAAATGGAGGAAATCGGTTTAGTGCCAACTGCAGTAACTTACAACACATTGATAGATGCATATTGCAATAAAGAGAATCTTGAAATGGCATTTCATTATAAAGATGAAATGGTGAAAAAGGGCATACAACCATCTGTATCTACATACAATTCATTGATTCATGCATTGCTGTTTGAAGGTAAAGAGTCAGAAGCCGAAGATATGCTGGAGGAAATGAGAATTTCAAAATTAATCCCAGATGCGATTACTTACAACATATTGATCAATGGGTATTGTAGATCTGGGAATGCACAAAAGGCTTTTGCTCTCCATGATGAGATGATAACTAAAGGTATAAACCCTACACATGTGACCTACACTTCTCTTATAAAAGTATTAAACAAACGAAACAGAATGACAGAAGCTGATAATTTATTTTCCAAGATTATCGAGAGAGGTGTTTTACCAGATGTTATGATGTTTAATTCATTGATTGATGGACACTGTGCTAATAAAAACATGGAAAGGGCTGTTTTTTATTTAAAGGAAATGGATAGGGTGAAAGTTTGTCCTGATGAAGTGACCTACAATACGTTAATGCAGGGGCATTGTAGGGAGGGAAGAGTTGAagaagctattagggtttttgAGGAAATGAAGAGAAGAGGGATTGAGGGAGATTATATTAGTTTTAATACTCTGATTAGTGGGTATAGTAGGAGAGGTGATATGAAGGAGGCTTTAAAGATTAGGGATGTTATGGTAAGTAAAGGTTTTAATCCCACATTGCTAACCTACACTGCTCTTATTCAAGGATTATGTAAAAATAATGAGGGACATTATGCAGAAAAGCTTTATAAAGAAATGGTTAGTAAAGGTATTACCCCTGATGATAATACCATTATTTCTTTGATTGAAGGGATGGAAAGTGTTGATAAGTTTCTTGAAAATGATCTTTGA